One Setaria italica strain Yugu1 chromosome I, Setaria_italica_v2.0, whole genome shotgun sequence DNA window includes the following coding sequences:
- the LOC101771789 gene encoding proliferating cell nuclear antigen → MLELRLVQGSLLKKVLEAIRELVTDANFDCSGTGFSLQAMDSSHVALVALLLRAEGFEHYRCDRNLSMGMNLNNMAKMLRCAGNDDIITIKADDGSDTVTFMFESPKQDKIADFEMKLMDIDSEHLGIPDSEYQAIVRMPSAEFMRICKDLSSIGDTVIISVTKEGVKFSTSGEIGSANIVCRQNQTVDKPEEATVIEMQEPVSLTFALRYMNSFTKASSLSDQVTISLSSELPVVVEYKIAEMGYIRFYLAPKIEEDEEMKP, encoded by the exons ATGTTGGAGCTGAGGTTGGTGCAGGGGAGCCTCCTCAAGAAGGTCCTCGAGGCGATCCGCGAGCTGGTCACCGACGCCAACTTCGACTGCTCCGGCACCGGGTTCTCGCTGCAGGCCATGGACTCCAGCCACGTCGCGCTCGTcgccctgctcctccgcgccgaGGGGTTCGAGCACTACCGCTGCGACCGCAACCTCTCCATGGGCATGAACCTAAACAACATGGCCAAGATGCTCCGATGCGCCGGCAACGACGACATCATCACCATCAAGGCCGACGACGGGTCCGACACCGTCACCTTCATGTTCGAGTCGCCCA AGCAAGATAAAATTGCCGATTTCGAGATGAAGCTGATGGACATCGACAGTGAGCACCTCGGCATCCCGGATTCCGAGTACCAGGCCATCGTCCGCATGCCGTCGGCTGAGTTTATGAGGATCTGCAAGGACCTCAGCAGCATCGGGGACACTG TTATCATCTCGGTGACTAAGGAGGGCGTCAAGTTCTCAACCTCAGGAGAAATTGGGAGCGCTAACATCGTCTGCAGGCAGAACCAAACTGTTGACAAG CCAGAGGAAGCTACCGTTATAGAGATGCAGGAACCAGTTTCCTTGACCTTTGCCCTGAGGTACATGAACTCCTTCACCAAGGCATCGTCCCTGTCTGACCAAGTGACTATCAGCCTTTCATCTGAGCTGCCAGTGGTGGTCGAGTACAAGATAGCAGAGATGGGTTACATTAGATTTTACCTGGCTCCTAAGattgaggaagatgaggagatGAAGCCCTGA
- the LOC101772196 gene encoding pentatricopeptide repeat-containing protein At3g23020 → MLIPCDCFLHVPAPPLTLLQNCTASASCRDKGLTFLIHSVYAPARTYEICPEPAVPCTVARQTGKGKKKSNWVHYGGSLPAMLEALEDVQDVEEALWSWKDTLSNRERTILLKEQKDWRRAVEIFDWFRRERGHELNVIHYNVVLCAVGRARRWDLVLSLWHEMHSCGVAPDNSTYGTLIDVCCKGGRERMTLLWLGDMCKRGLTPDEVTMSIVLQAHKKAGEYEMAELFFRKWSSDSSRRMEGHPRYSLYTYNTLIDTYGKAGQLEKVSDTFNQMLREGVAPSVVTFNTMIHVWGKHHRMERVASLVKMMEEFQCFPDRRTYNILISLYRECNDIDVAEYYFWKMKAENLVPDVVSCRTLLYGYSIRGMVTKAEALLKEMDERGFLIDEYTQSALTRMYVNAGMLEQAWHWFDRFHHQMNSECFCANIDAFGEKGYIVLAEKAFICCLKKKMLSVSVCNVMIKGYGLVEKLDEACEVADGMERYGILPDYVTYSSLIQLLSTAKLPKKALHYLKKMQAVKLLSDCVPYSMVISSFAKNGDLRMVEYLFREMITSGIRADVFLYSILIDAYAEAGKVQQAAAYFGLIKKDGLCESATIYNSLIKLYTKVGYVAEARETYKLLRSLDTDANPYASNCMIDLYCDHCMVKEASEIFESLKARGSANEFSYAMMVCLYKKIGRYDVAHRICKEMQALGLLTQAQSYNSVIQMYVSGGRMEDALKIFKKMLVSNTPPNDATFKALNVILVRSGVTRNKIRKLELLRRNNTHDYLCQWYTALSLQL, encoded by the coding sequence ATGCTGATCCCGtgcgattgcttcctccatgttCCCGCACCGCCGCTGACTCTGTTACAGAActgtacagcttcggcgtccTGCAGAGATAAAGGCCTCACTTTCCTAATCCACTCCGTCTATGCACCAGCTAGAACCTATGAAATTTGCCCAGAACCGGCAGTTCCATGCACGGTTGCCAGACAAACTGGCAAAGGGAAGAAGAAATCTAACTGGGTCCATTACGGTGGGTCGCTTCCGGCAATGCTGGAGGCACTGGAGGATGTCCAGGACGTTGAAGAAGCGCTCTGGTCGTGGAAGGACACACTGAGCAATCGGGAGAGGACAATCCTCCTCAAGGAGCAGAAAGATTGGAGACGGGCGGTCGAGATCTTTGACTGGTTTCGCAGGGAGAGGGGCCATGAGCTCAATGTGATTCACTACAATGTTGTGCTCTGTGCAGTTGGGCGAGCAAGGAGATGGGACCTCGTTCTTAGTCTGTGGCATGAGATGCATTCCTGCGGTGTGGCACCGGATAACTCGACGTATGGTACATTGATCGATGTATGTTGCAAAGGGGGAAGAGAACGGATGACTTTGCTTTGGCTCGGGGACATGTGCAAGCGGGGTTTGACGCCTGATGAGGTCACTATGAGCATTGTGCTGCAGGCACATAAGAAGGCTGGAGAGTATGAAATGGCCGAGCTCTTCTTCAGAAAATGGTCCTCAGATTCAAGTAGAAGGATGGAGGGGCACCCTCGCTACAGCTTGTACACTTACAACACCTTGATTGATACTTATGGAAAAGCTGGTCAACTTGAGAAAGTATCAGATACATTCAACCAAATGTTGAGAGAAGGTGTTGCACCAAGTGTTGTTACATTCAACACAATGATTCATGTTTGGGGTAAGCACCATAGAATGGAGCGAGTTGCTTCTTTGGTGAAGATGATGGAGGAATTCCAGTGCTTTCCTGACAGAAGGACTTACAATATACTGATCTCACTGTACAGAGAATGCAACGATATTGATGTTGCAGAGTACTACTTCTGGAAGATGAAAGCAGAAAATTTGGTACCAGATGTTGTGAGCTGCCGCACACTCTTATATGGATACTCTATCAGGGGCATGGTCACTAAAGCGGAAGCCCTTCTAAAAGAAATGGATGAGAGGGGCTTTTTGATAGATGAGTACACACAATCAGCTTTGACGAGGATGTATGTAAATGCTGGGATGCTTGAGCAAGCATGGCATTGGTTTGACAGGTTCCATCACCAGATGAATTCTGAATGCTTTTGTGCAAATATTGATGCATTTGGGGAGAAAGGATACATAGTTCTTGCAGAGAAGGCTTTTATATGCTGCCTAAAGAAGAAGATGCTCAGTGTTTCTGTGTGCAATGTTATGATCAAAGGATATGGGTTGGTAGAGAAGCTGGATGAGGCATGTGAGGTAGCTGATGGCATGGAGAGGTATGGCATTTTGCCTGATTACGTGACTTACAGTTCTCTCATTCAACTTCTGTCaactgctaaactgccaaagaAGGCTCTTCACTACTTGAAAAAAATGCAAGCAGTAAAACTGCTGTCAGACTGTGTTCCATACTCTATGGTAATTAGTAGCTTTGCTAAGAATGGTGATTTACGAATGGTTGAGTACCTGTTTAGAGAAATGATCACCTCAGGGATCCGTGCTGATGTTTTTCTCTACTCTATCTTAATTGATGCTTATGCTGAAGCTGGAAAGGTCCAACAAGCTGCAGCATATTTTGGTTTAATAAAAAAAGATGGCTTATGTGAGAGTGCTACAATCTACAATTCTTTGATAAAGCTCTATACAAAGGTAGGGTATGTTGCAGAGGCCCGAGAAACATACAAGCTACTCAGATCACTGGATACTGATGCCAACCCTTATGCATCTAATTGCATGATTGATCTCTACTGTGATCATTGTATGGTGAAAGAAGCAAGTGAGATTTTTGAAAGTCTGAAGGCCAGGGGCAGTGCAAATGAATTCTCATATGCAATGATGGTGTGTTTGTACAAGAAAATAGGTCGCTACGATGTAGCTCACAGGATTTGCAAGGAAATGCAAGCTTTAGGACTTCTAACTCAAGCACAAAGCTACAATTCTGTGATCCAAATGTATGTATCTGGTGGAAGAATGGAGGATgctttaaaaatatttaagaaGATGTTGGTATCGAACACACCACCAAATGATGCAACATTCAAGGCACTAAATGTTATTCTAGTAAGAAGTGGAGTTACAAGGAACAAGATTAGAAAGCTAGAATTGTTAAGAAGAAATAACACTCATGATTACTTGTGTCAATGGTACACGGCACTATCCCTTCAGCTGTAA
- the LOC101772601 gene encoding transcription factor SPATULA isoform X1 yields the protein MGANHRVRAGRVSGGAESGDHFSSGLAGWLLGAWLRAELSCSAGAAAMDAQQLDLILRHHHQSMANVCESEDALGSSESEPARPARPRGKRSRAAEVHNLSEKRRRSRINEKMKALQTLIPNSSKTDKASMLDDAIEYLKQLQLQVQMLSMRNGLYLPPANLSGGPEALAPSEVCATLNQSGVKASESGVVLPMNQISLAHHSNHDQRHNKPLVLQSAPTSSTTIEPRFLQEPAQSNLQSFLLALPPEMILKEDMMLTYRLTSVQGTSLPGHEIKPARQETCMVNSDRFDRGSLRKEVAQDMVPKNTESLLFMPYLHSLQSSDAEGGLRTESS from the exons ATGGGCGCAAACCATAGGGTCAGGGCCGGCCGTGTGTCAGGGGGAGCGGAGAGCGGCGACCACTTCTCGTCTGGGTTGGCTGGCTGGCTTCTTGGTGCTTGGTtgcgagctgagctgagctgctCTGCTGGTGCGGCCGCGATGGATGCGCAGCAGCTGGATTTGATCCTGCGTCACCACCACCAGAGCATGGCCAACGTCTGCGAGAGCGAG GACGCGCTGGGGTCGTCGGAGTCGGAGCCCGCGAGGCCGGCGCGCCCGCGGGGCAAGAGGAGCCGCGCCGCCGAGGTGCACAACCTCTCCGAGAAG aggaggaggagcaggatcAACGAGAAGATGAAGGCGCTGCAGACCCTCATCCCCAACTCCAGCAAG ACGGACAAGGCCTCCATGCTTGATGATGCCATTGAGTACCTGAAGCAGCTTCAGCTACAAGTGCAG atgttGTCAATGAGAAATGGCCTGTATCTGCCCCCAGCAAACTTGTCTGGAGGACCTGAGGCTCTGGCACCCTCAGAAGTGTGCGCCACGCTCAACCAAAGTGGTGTCAAGGCATCAGAATCTGGGGTTGTCCTACCTATGAACCAAATTTCTTTAGCTCATCATTCCAATCATGACCAACGGCATAACAAACCGCTTGTGTTACAAAGTGCCCCTACTAGTTCAACCACCATAGAGCCTCGATTCCTTCAAGAGCCAGCACAGTCCAACCTTCAGTCCTTTCTGCTAGCTCTACCTCCTGAG ATGATCTTGAAGGAGGACATGATGTTAACATATCGCCTAACTTCAGTTCAAGGAACATCTTTACCAG GACATGAGATCAAGCCTGCTAGGCAGGAAACATGCATGGTGAATTCTGATCGTTTCGATAGAGGTTCACTTAGGAAAGAAGTAGCACAAGACATGGTGCCAAAAAACACTGAAAGTTTACTATTCATGCCGTACTTGCATAG CTTGCAAAGCAGTGACGCCGAGGGAGGTCTGAGGACAGAATCAAGCTAG
- the LOC101772601 gene encoding transcription factor SPATULA isoform X2 — MGANHRVRAGRVSGGAESGDHFSSGLAGWLLGAWLRAELSCSAGAAAMDAQQLDLILRHHHQSMANVCESEDALGSSESEPARPARPRGKRSRAAEVHNLSEKRRRSRINEKMKALQTLIPNSSKTDKASMLDDAIEYLKQLQLQVQMLSMRNGLYLPPANLSGGPEALAPSEVCATLNQSGVKASESGVVLPMNQISLAHHSNHDQRHNKPLVLQSAPTSSTTIEPRFLQEPAQSNLQSFLLALPPEMILKEDMMLTYRLTSVQGTSLPACKAVTPREV, encoded by the exons ATGGGCGCAAACCATAGGGTCAGGGCCGGCCGTGTGTCAGGGGGAGCGGAGAGCGGCGACCACTTCTCGTCTGGGTTGGCTGGCTGGCTTCTTGGTGCTTGGTtgcgagctgagctgagctgctCTGCTGGTGCGGCCGCGATGGATGCGCAGCAGCTGGATTTGATCCTGCGTCACCACCACCAGAGCATGGCCAACGTCTGCGAGAGCGAG GACGCGCTGGGGTCGTCGGAGTCGGAGCCCGCGAGGCCGGCGCGCCCGCGGGGCAAGAGGAGCCGCGCCGCCGAGGTGCACAACCTCTCCGAGAAG aggaggaggagcaggatcAACGAGAAGATGAAGGCGCTGCAGACCCTCATCCCCAACTCCAGCAAG ACGGACAAGGCCTCCATGCTTGATGATGCCATTGAGTACCTGAAGCAGCTTCAGCTACAAGTGCAG atgttGTCAATGAGAAATGGCCTGTATCTGCCCCCAGCAAACTTGTCTGGAGGACCTGAGGCTCTGGCACCCTCAGAAGTGTGCGCCACGCTCAACCAAAGTGGTGTCAAGGCATCAGAATCTGGGGTTGTCCTACCTATGAACCAAATTTCTTTAGCTCATCATTCCAATCATGACCAACGGCATAACAAACCGCTTGTGTTACAAAGTGCCCCTACTAGTTCAACCACCATAGAGCCTCGATTCCTTCAAGAGCCAGCACAGTCCAACCTTCAGTCCTTTCTGCTAGCTCTACCTCCTGAG ATGATCTTGAAGGAGGACATGATGTTAACATATCGCCTAACTTCAGTTCAAGGAACATCTTTACCAG CTTGCAAAGCAGTGACGCCGAGGGAGGTCTGA
- the LOC111258157 gene encoding uncharacterized protein At4g04980-like — MPMLLQSWEAMQDDNASPALVSPTDAQPADEAAPTAQQGTVDVGDSAISLSMEAGQPSPSSSMDGNAAVPSLLAPPPLPAHRDRVQQGPSADKPVEALASASPPPPPPPPPPSVEQEGPPAKVSRAPPPPPPGNISAALRAKRAAGKLKRSAQMGTLYRHLRDRVEGSCAHGGKAQARKKPRTPGGPKGDAGQGMADALAEMTKRSGGSAYFRQIEEDAETHAATILELKDAISSFQSKDMGELARFLEHVEQQLVCLTDETQAGSHRAQFEGFPCKKLDSLRMAAALYSKLDGTVSKLKGWKLAAPVSKQLDRVEGYFNKIKDDVDVMERNKEEEMNRFQSHGIHLDFGVLVWIKECMESQDAKATSARSPPGPGAPQAAAAPPLRMLWRVFQLAFRVYNFAGGQDERADRLTAILAREIEAHPL; from the exons ATGCCCATGCTGCTGCAGTCGTGGGAGGCAATGCAGGATGACAATGCCTCCCCGGCATTGGTCTCACCCACAGACGCACAGCCTGCCGACGAGGCAGCGCCGACGGCACAGCAAGGCACGGTCGACGTCGGCGACTCTGCAATCTCTCTGTCAATGGAGGCAGGTCAGCCTAGCCCATCATCATCCATGGACGGCAATGCCGCTGTGCCAAGCCTACTGGCACCGCCGCCACTTCCGGCGCACAGAGACAGAGTGCAACAAGGGCCATCTGCGGACAAACCCGTTGAGGCATTGGCAAGcgcatcgccgccaccgccaccgccaccgccaccgccctctGTAGAGCAAGAAGGGCCGCCCGCCAAGGTGTCACgagcgccgccccctccgcctcctggGAACATCTCGGCCGCGCTGCGCGCCAAGAGAGCCGCGGGCAAGCTGAAACGATCGGCGCAGATGGGCACCCTGTACAGGCATCTGCGCGACAGAGTGGAAGGTTCGTGCGCGCACGGCGGCAAGGCACAGGCCAGGAAGAAGCCCCGGACGCCGGGCGGGCCCAAGGGCGACGCGGGCCAGGGCATGGCCGACGCGTTGGCCGAGATGACCAAGAG ATCGGGCGGATCGGCCTACTTCCGGCAGATCGAAGAGGACGCGGAGACCCATGCGGCGACGATCCTGGAGCTGAAGGACGCCATCAGCTCGTTCCAGTCCAAGGACATGGGTGAGCTAGCGAGGTTCCTTGAGCACGTGGAGCAGCAGCTGGTGTGCCTGACCGACGAGACGCAGGCAGGTTCCCATCGAGCTCA GTTCGAGGGCTTCCCTTGCAAGAAGCTGGACTCGTTGAGGATGGCGGCCGCGCTCTACTCCAAGCTGGACGGCACCGTGTCGAAGCTCAAGGGCTGGAAGCTGGCCGCCCCCGTGTCGAAGCAGCTGGACAGAGTCGAGGGCTACTTCAACAAG ATCAAGGACGACGTGGACGTGATGGAGCGGAACAAAGAGGAGGAGATGAACCGGTTCCAGTCTCACGGCATCCACTTGGACTTCGGCGTGCTGGTCTGGATCAAGGAGTGCATG GAGAGCCAGGACGCCAAGGCGACGAGCGCGCGGTCGCCGCCAGGACCAGGTGCACCCCAggccgccgcagcgccgccgtTGAGGATGCTTTGGCGGGTGTTCCAGCTGGCCTTCCGGGTGTACAACTTCGCCGGAGGCCAGGACGAGCGGGCTGACCGGCTGACCGCCATCCTGGCGCGCGAGATCGAGGCGCATCCCCTCTGA
- the LOC101773006 gene encoding F-box/kelch-repeat protein At1g16250, with protein sequence MGSLHCDIAASPSFSSTGSSNGGGDNVAGSDGSVRIYACFAHGSSNSLECYEPGANTWRRVGALPGIPDGHILKGFAVVALGESVYVIGGRLCKRERGAAGVFHDTDVSVRADVLRYDVRRGEWQHCAPLLVPRFDFACAPCGGRICVAGGQCSLAGARGTAAAEVYDEEKGQWSALPDMSTLRYKCVGVTWQGSFHVVGGFAESTLTAGDAALLTPGATVLQSSALERSSAEVFHCSRGTWEILPGMWQLDVPPNQIVAVADRLFSSGDCLNSWKGHVEVYDGELNIWSIWDHSALPDLSLLASLPSSAQRLYLTMAAVGTQLYFLAGYQVPSGDDDGSRTVSLVHSFNTSATPGLVPAWSSFQPKMEPDDIEDGSKELFSQCCSVQLSS encoded by the coding sequence ATGGGCTCCTTGCATTGCGACATCGCCGCCTCCCCGTCCTTCTCTAGCACCGGgagcagcaacggcggcggtgaTAACGTCGCCGGCAGTGATGGCAGCGTCAGGATCTACGCGTGCTTTGCGCACGGCAGCTCCAACAGCCTGGAGTGTTACGAGCCCGGTGCCAACACATGGCGCCGCGTGGGCGCGCTCCCGGGCATCCCTGACGGCCACATACTGAAGGGGTTCGCCGTCGTCGCGCTGGGCGAATCCGTGTACGTTATCGGCGGCCGGCTGTGCAAGAGGGAgcgtggcgccgccggcgtgTTCCACGACACCGACGTCAGCGTGAGGGCGGACGTGCTCCGGTACGACGTGCGGCGAGGGGAGTGGCAGCACTGCGCGCCGCTCCTGGTCCCGCGCTTCGACTTCGCGTGCGCGCCGTGCGGGGGCAGGATCTGCGTGGCCGGCGGGCAGTGCTCGCTGGCAGGCGCCcgtggcacggcggcggcggaggtgtaCGACGAGGAGAAGGGCCAGTGGTCGGCTCTCCCCGACATGAGCACGCTGCGCTACAAGTGCGTCGGCGTGACATGGCAAGGCAGCTTCCACGTCGTGGGGGGATTCGCGGAGAGCACGTTGACGGCCGGTGACGCCGCTCTCCTGACGCCGGGAGCCACCGTGCTGCAGTCGTCGGCGCTGGAGCGGAGCTCGGCGGAGGTGTTCCACTGCTCGAGGGGCACGTGGGAGATCCTTCCGGGGATGTGGCAGCTCGACGTGCCCCCGAATCAGATCGTGGCGGTGGCGGACCGGCTGTTCAGCTCCGGCGACTGCCTCAACAGCTGGAAGGGCCACGTGGAGGTCTACGACGGCGAGCTCAACATCTGGAGCATCTGGGATCACTCCGCCCTGCCAGACCTGTCGCTGCTGGCCAGCCTCCCGTCGTCGGCTCAGCGGCTCTACCTCACCATGGCCGCAGTCGGCACCCAGCTCTACTTCCTCGCCGGGTACCAGGTACCGTCCGGTGACGACGACGGCTCCAGAACTGTCTCGCTAGTGCACAGCTTCAACACCAGCGCTACGCCAGGGTTGGTGCCCGCATGGAGCAGCTTCCAGCCCAAAATGGAGCCGGATGACATCGAGGACGGCAGCAAGGAGCTGTTCAGCCAGTGCTGCTCGGTGCAGCTCTCCAGCTAA
- the LOC101762224 gene encoding PAP-specific phosphatase HAL2-like, translating into MGSLRLTGWAAAASAQRGFPAAAAPEWGARRRRRCHGAPMARLRCAPSPAPAVASSLGVGAAGQLQVGAEREWLWDCRGDVGGGARDYAREMEVAVRVVQVACTLCQRVQDSLLRPGADAGGRVHSKLDRSPVTVADWGVQAIVSWLLSNSFQDENVSIVAEEDDETLSSCDGAALLESVVEAVNGCLIEAPKYGLRPPEKELRAHDVIQAIRKCSSTGGPKGRFWVLDPVDGTLGFVRGDQYAIALALIEDGEVILGVLGCPNYPMKKEWLNYHQKYYRLISKVAPPPLGSWHKGCVMYAQKGCGQAWMQPLVHDFGKLDWRHPREIQVSSISDPVSATFCEPVEKANSSHSFTAGLAQSVGLRNQPLRVYSMVKYAAIARGDAEIFMKFARAGYKEKIWDHAAGVVIIQEAGGVVTDAGGCQLDFSKGVYLEGLDRGIIACSGELLHQTILDAVDASWNSSTL; encoded by the exons ATGGGCAGCCTCCGCCTCACCGGCTgggcggccgccgcgtccgcgcAGCGGGGCttcccggcggccgccgcgccggagtggggcgcgcgccgccgccgccgctgccacgggGCGCCGATGGCCCGCCTCCGATgcgccccgtcgccggctccCGCGGTGGCGTCCTCtctcggcgtcggcgccgcgggGCAGCTCCAGGTCGGGGCGGAGCGCGAGTGGCTGTGGGACTGCCGCGGCGACGTCGGGGGCGGGGCGAGGGATTACGCCAGGGAGAtggaggtggcggtgcgggTCGTGCAGGTGGCCTGCACCCTGTGCCAGCGGGTCCAGGACTCGCTCCTCCgccccggcgccgacgccggcggccgcgtccATTCCAAGCTCGACCGCTCCCCCGTCACCGTCGCAG attggggcgttcaagcgATAGTAAGCTGGTTGCTTTCCAATTCCTTTCAAGATGAGAACGTATCGATTGTCGCCGAAGAAGATGATGAGACACTATCTAGTTGCGATGGTGCGGCTTTGCTTGAATCCGTTGTTGAGGCTGTCAACGGTTGCCTGATTGAAGCTCCAAAGTATGGACTGAGACCCCCAGAGAAAGAGCTCAGAGCTCATGATGTTATTCAAGCCATACGGAAATGCAGCTCTACTGGAGGTCCGAAAGGAAGATTTTGGGTGCTTGATCCTGTCGATGGCACCCTTGGTTTTGTTCGAGGGGATCAATATGCTATTGCTCTAGCTTTGATTGAAGATGGAGAAGTTATACTTGGTGTCCTTGGGTGCCCGAATTATCCAATGAAAAAGGAGTGGCTCAATTATCACCAAAAGTACTACAGATTGATTTCTAAGGTTGCGCCTCCTCCATTGGGATCTTGGCATAAGGGTTGTGTGATGTATGCTCAGAAAGGATGTGGCCAAGCTTGGATGCAGCCACTGGTTCATGACTTTGGTAAGCTTGACTGGCGTCACCCAAGGGAGATTCAAGTATCATCCATCAGTGATCCAGTTTCAGCAACATTCTGTGAACCTGTTGAGAAAGCCAACTCAAGCCATTCCTTTACAGCAGGACTTGCTCAAAGTGTAGGATTAAG GAATCAACCTCTACGCGTGTACAGCATGGTGAAATATGCTGCAATAGCACGAGGTGATGCAGAGATATTCATGAAATTTGCAAGAGCTGGATATAAGGAGAAGATATGGGATCATGCTGCAGGGGTGGTTATCATTCAAGAGGCTGGTGGAGTGGTCACAGATGCTGGAGGCTGCCAGTTGGACTTCTCAAAGGGCGTTTACttagaaggtttggatagaGGCATAATAGCTTGTTCCGGGGAATTGCTTCACCAGACAATTTTAGATGCTGTTGATGCAAGCTGGAACTCATCAACACTATGA
- the LOC111257704 gene encoding quinone oxidoreductase PIG3-like, which produces MRAVVIARPGGPEVLEAREVEDPPAPGEGEVLLEVAAAGVNRADTVQRMGRYPPPAGASPYPGLECSGTILALGPNVPSRWAVGDKVCALLSGGGYAEKVLVPAGQLLPIPEGVSLTDAAGLPEVACTVWSTVFMISHLSPGESFLIHGGSSGIGTFAIQIAKHLGIKVFVTAGSEEKLAACKGLGADVCINYKTEDFVDRVKQETNGKGVDVILDNIGGSYLQRNLNSLGVDGRLFIIGFQGGTVAEVNLQAVLARRLTVQAAGLRSRSPANKAQIVSEVEKNVWPAVAAGKVKPVIYKTFPLSEAAEAHRLMEASTHIGKILLLPGLHM; this is translated from the exons atgAGGGCCGTGGTGATCGCGCGCCCCGGCGGGCCGGAGGTACTGGAGGCGCGGGAGGTGGAGGATCCCCCCGCGCCAGGCGAAGGAGAGGTGCTCCtcgaggtcgccgccgcgggcgtCAATCGCGCGGACACGGTCCAGCGGATGGGCCGGTACCCGCCGCCTGCCGGCGCGTCCCCTTACCCGGGGCTCGAGTGTTCCGGCACCATCCTCGCGCTCGGCCCCAACGTCCCCTCGCGGTGGGCCGTCGGAGACAAG GTCTGCGCGCTGCTTAGCGGCGGCGGGTACGCGGAGAAGGTGTTGGTGCCAGCGGGGCAGCTGCTGCCGATACCGGAGGGAGTGTCTCTGACGGACGCAGCCGGATTGCCTGAGGTGGCCTGCACCGTCTGGTCAACCGTGTTCATGATCAGTCACCTCTCCCCCGGCGAATCATTCCTT ATCCACGGAGGATCAAGTGGAATCGGTACTTTTGCTATACAGATTGCAAAGCACCTCGGAATTAAGGTTTTTGTCACTGCAG GAAGCGAAGAAAAACTAGCAGCCTGCAAAGGTTTGGGTGCCGATGTATGCATAAACTACAAAACAGAAGACTTTGTTGACCGTGTCAAACAGGAAACCAATGGAAAGG GTGTTGATGTCATTCTGGACAATATTGGAGGATCATATCTCCAGCGCAATCTGAACAGCTTAGGCGTTGATGGTAGACTCTTCATCATTGGCTTCCAAGGAGGCACTGTAGCTGAAGTAAACCTGCAAGCCGTTCTTGCACGGCGCTTGACTGTACAAG CTGCTGGACTTCGCAGCAGAAGCCCTGCCAATAAAGCACAGATCGTCAGTGAGGTGGAAAAGAATGTGTGGCCCGCTGTCGCGGCTGGCAAGGTGAAGCCGGTGATTTACAAGACGTTCCCGTTATCTGAAGCGGCTGAGGCTCACAGATTGATGGAAGCTAGCACCCACATCGGCAAGATACTTCTGCTTCCAGGACTACATATGTAG